AGGACAGGTTAGCTGGCTTATTTTTCCTCCGGATAAAGCGCGGCAATGACACTGTCTAGTCCTAATTCTTTGAGCTTATTCAAAGAGGGTCGGCCGTCGCTAAGGTTCCACTGCATGGCCTGATAATACTCCCGAGCCATGGTGTCGATGTCGATGGTGATTTTGGCCAGAGGCCCCGACTCCAGCGGAGGCTTGCCGATGGCCCGGTCGGGCAGGCGGAAGTCTTGCGGCTTGATCCCTTCCCGTACATTAAAGGCTTGGCGCAGGTTTTGGATGCGCTCGCCAGTACGCATCAGCTCTTCATCGGTGACCTGCCAACCGGTGACTGCCTGAACAATGGCAGAATAGGGGAACCTGCCTATATAGGTGGTGAAATAGCAGAAACCGAGGCAGTTCATAACCTGGGCCGAATTGCTGAGGGCGGCGTGAATGGCACCCCGGCCCTTATATTGATACCTTTTCAGCCCACCCTTAGGCAGCTTCAGATTGCCAAATATGGCTCCGGAAAGGCCAGCTTCCGCCCATTGAGCTCCTCCGGTGGTATGGCGGCCGGGCGTGGGGTCGGTCATGTAGGCGGTGGCAAAGCTAGGGTTGAGCCGAGGATCATGCATGGGCAAGTCTTGGCCGCCGGCGTGCATGGCGAAAGCCTCGCTCCCCTTGCCGACCCTTTCGGCGGCGCGCTTGGCTCCATCGGCCAAGAGCTCCCCCAGGCCCTCTCGTTTTCCGATCATCTCGGTCAGCTTCACCGCAGCCACGTAATTGCCCCAGGCCAGAACCAGCCCGCCGGTGTCCTCCCGGGTAAGGATATGCTTTTCAAAGGCTTCGAAGGCCCAAGCTACTGCCGAGCCGGTGCCGATGCTGTCGAGGCCATAACGGTTACAGAGGTCGTTGATCTGCATGATAGATTCCAAGTTGTCATTTAAGATATTAGGCCCAAAGGCGGATAGAGTCTCGTATTCGGGGCGGTGGGCTTCTGGGATGGGGTATTTTGGGTTGTCCATCTTGATGATGGCGCCGCAGCCGAGGGGGCAGGAGAAGCAGTTGTACTTCTTGACATTGTATTTGCAGGCGTTGACGTCGCTGATCTTGGAGGAGCGGGACCAGGGAAAGTCTTTGACTCCGGAGCCGGCCCAGTTCTTGACTGGGCTGTCGCCGCACTCCACCGACATGGCCAAAGTGGAGGTGGTTCCTTGCTCGCTCATGGCTTGCACTGTCTGGCCTACGGTAGGCTTGTAGGGTCCCATAAACTTTATCATTAGGGGCAGAAAAGGCTTCCCATATTTGAGCAGGGCTTTATCCAAGGCGTTGGGAGTCTTTAGCCCCAAGGAGATGAACTGGTTGACCTGCTTAAAGAGCTCGGGGTTGGCCCTGGTAACATTGAGGTGGCCTTTGCAGGCAATGGCCTTGAGCTTCTTTGATCCCATCACTGCCCCTAAGCCGGAGCGGGCGGCGGTGCGGCCCCGATCGTTGAAGATTCCGGCCAAAAGCGACATCTTTTCCCCGGCCGGGCCAATGCAGGCCACCCGAATCTTGTCTCCCAGCTCCTGCCGCAAGGTATCTTCAGTTTCATATGTGTCTTTGCCCCAGAGGTGAGAAGCATCCCGGATTTCCGCCTCGCCATCATGCAGCCAGAGGTACACGGGGTAGGGCGATTGGCCGACGACGAACACGCCATCGTAGCCGCACTTTTTGAGCTCGGGTCCAAAGAATCCGCCCGAATTGGCGTCCCCCCAGCCGCCGGTAAGGGGTGACTTGCCTACCACCATGTAGCGGCCGGTAAACTGAATGCCGCTTCCGGTCAATAGGCCCGGGACAAAGCCCAGGATGTTTTCTGGTCCTAGCGGGTGGGCTCCAGCCGGCATGCGGTCAAACAGGATCTTGGCTCCTAGCCCATACCCGCCGAGGAACTGGCGGTAAATTCCTTCGCCTACCTCTTCGGTGGTGATCTCGCCTGTGGTCAAATTGACCCAAAGAATCTTCCCCATGAATCCGTGCGGCAACCTGGCCACCCCCATGCGTTTATAATTATTCTTCCTTCCGGCTTACTGGGCTTTTCGACTCCCAGGATCCTATCATGTTATCGCTTACTGCCGGTGCCCCTCTATCCATTATACAGGAAAAGGTACAATTAGGAAAGTAAAAATGCATGAAAAGTGGCATAAAGCACCCACTAAGACGGCCCAAATACCAGTTCTGAGTTCTGCGGGCAGGAAACTAGCATCACTTGGCGAATGATGCCAAGTGAGAGTGCTAAGCACAACAGAACAACTTGCACAGGGGGCGAAATTATGGACATACGGGAA
The sequence above is drawn from the Clostridia bacterium genome and encodes:
- a CDS encoding aldehyde ferredoxin oxidoreductase family protein, giving the protein MPHGFMGKILWVNLTTGEITTEEVGEGIYRQFLGGYGLGAKILFDRMPAGAHPLGPENILGFVPGLLTGSGIQFTGRYMVVGKSPLTGGWGDANSGGFFGPELKKCGYDGVFVVGQSPYPVYLWLHDGEAEIRDASHLWGKDTYETEDTLRQELGDKIRVACIGPAGEKMSLLAGIFNDRGRTAARSGLGAVMGSKKLKAIACKGHLNVTRANPELFKQVNQFISLGLKTPNALDKALLKYGKPFLPLMIKFMGPYKPTVGQTVQAMSEQGTTSTLAMSVECGDSPVKNWAGSGVKDFPWSRSSKISDVNACKYNVKKYNCFSCPLGCGAIIKMDNPKYPIPEAHRPEYETLSAFGPNILNDNLESIMQINDLCNRYGLDSIGTGSAVAWAFEAFEKHILTREDTGGLVLAWGNYVAAVKLTEMIGKREGLGELLADGAKRAAERVGKGSEAFAMHAGGQDLPMHDPRLNPSFATAYMTDPTPGRHTTGGAQWAEAGLSGAIFGNLKLPKGGLKRYQYKGRGAIHAALSNSAQVMNCLGFCYFTTYIGRFPYSAIVQAVTGWQVTDEELMRTGERIQNLRQAFNVREGIKPQDFRLPDRAIGKPPLESGPLAKITIDIDTMAREYYQAMQWNLSDGRPSLNKLKELGLDSVIAALYPEEK